AGATACTCTTTGCTCAGGGAGGAAGGGGTTAGTACCGACGTCCTCATGAAGGCCCGAGACGACGTCAAGGCCAGGGTCGGCAGGTTTGAGAACGTCCTCCTCTCCCAGCAGAGATATCAGTCCACCCTCCATAGACGAGGCTTGGCGCTGGATAAGGCGATAGAGGAGGAAAAGGGCAAGGACGAACTTGCCTCCCTGAAAAAAAGGCGAAAGACCTTGGATGACATTATGTCCCAGAACATGAACTACATGGCGGTGGCCATGACCCTTGACTCTATGAACAAGCGCCTTCTGGAGGAAATAGGCCGACGGATAAGCTCGGTTAACGTGGCGGAAAAGGTCACGACCTTGTGGAAAACCAGGACCACCGAGATATTAAATACCGAGCTATGGTATTCCGGCGACTACGCAGTGAGGCTAAAGGAGTTTATACTGGCCCTGTTTATCCTGTCTCTAGGGCTTATCGCAAGCAAGCGACTGGCTAGATTTATAAGAAAATGGTTTTTACTCCACTCTAAAAACGTGGAGATCACCGCGGTTTACGCCGTAGAGCGACTGCTGTACTACTTCCTGATAGTCGCCTCCTTCTTGACGTCCCTTAAGATAGTCAACGTCCCCCTGACGGCCTTCGCCTTCTTAGGAGGTGCGGTTGCCATCGGAATAGGTTTTGGGGCACAAAATTTGTTTAATAATTTAATCAGCGGATTTATTCTGATGGTCCAACAGCCATTCAAGATCAACGACGTCGTCGAGTTCGATGGAGTGACCGCTACGGTTATGGAGATAGACTCCAGATCCACCAGGGTCAAGACCTTCGATAATTACGACGTACTGGTTCCGAACAGCTATTTTCTGGAGAACAAGATCACCAACTGGACCCTGTCGGACAAGATAATTAGAGGTAAGTTGGAGATAGGGGTATCCTACGGTACTCCCGCTCAACAGGTGGAGAAAATCCTACTCAGGCTCGCCAACGAGCACGAGTTTATTATTCCCCACCCTGAGCCTTTTGTCCTTTTCTCCGATTACGGAAGCAGCTCGATGGATTTTACCCTCTATTTCTGGGTTGACACCAGAAAGGCCTTCCCCTCCAAGGTCAGTAGCGACATGAGATACCGCATTCAGGAGATATTCGAGAGGGAGGGCATAGAGATCCCCTTCCCTCAGATGGACGTGTATCTAAAGAAGCTTGCCTATCAGGAAAATATCCAGTTGCAGGATTAAACTTAAGCCAGAGGGACGAAGCTCAGTCTCCGTCCCTCTGGGTTTTTCCGATCTGGGACATCATCTCCGACAGTGCGGCCATTTTAGCGGTGGCCTCCTCCAGATGAGGTAAAAGGGAGCATACCGCCCTTATCACCTGGATGTTCCCTCCTCCCTGTATTAGCTCTCCTAAGGTCTCCATAGAGCTTTTTAGCTCATCTGTCGCCTTCTTCATAAGGTCTATCTCCCTGGTCTCAAGTGCCTTTCCGTCGGAGCCCTCTTCGTCCAGGACCCGCCATAGTCGGCCCATTTTGATACCCTGAATATCCCCCTCCCGTAGCCACTTTCTTATGGTAGCAGTTGTAACCCCTCTTTTGATCGCCGCTTCCTCCGGGCTAATGTATCTTTTCCAAGACATAAAAACACCTCCAAGGTTTGTTTGTAATCTTTTGCGTGTTATTGATCACGATTATCGTGGTTTTTTATTGTCATAGTTGACGATATATGTTACTTTATATAGGTGAGATAGTTCGTGCTAAGTTCAGAGAGGAGTGATCGTCCATATCTCTTTCCATGTTTTTCAAATACTACCACGTCAAGCTGTTGGACGCTCTGCTTGAACATCTTCTGATAGTGGGGCTCAGCGTCCCTGTGGCTCTCTTTTTGAGCCTTCCCCTCGGTATATGGATATCGTCTCGCCCTAGAGTGGCTAGGTGGGTGATCTACGGTTCCGGCATTTTGATGACCATACCAAGTCTGGCCCTTTTCGGCATCATGGTAGCCCTTCTATCGTCCTTCAAACTCGGCCTTGGACTGGTCCCTGCGGTCTCGGCTATCGCTATATACTCTCTTCTGCCTATTACCAGGAACACCTACATAGCCCTCAACGGGGTGTCCCAGTCCATAATCGAGGCGGCTACCGGGGTCGGCCTATCTAAAGCTCAGATACTTTGGAGGGTCAAGATGCCTCTAGCTCTTCCGGTCATAATGGCGGGGGTTCGGTTGGCGGTGGTCATGGGAGTAAGCGTGGCGGCCTTTGCTTCCCTCGTTGGAGCCGGTGGCCTGGGGACCTTTATTTTCTCCGGCATCGCCAGGTCTAACCTGATGATGGTAGGAGCAGGAGCGATCCTGGTGGCCCTGCTGGGCATAGCGGCAAACTGGATCTTGCTGTCCCTGGAGAGAGCCATTACCCCTAAAGGCCTGATAGTTGACGAAAATAGATAAGGAGTTGTTGCAATGGCGGAGATAGAGTTTGTAGACGTTTCCAAGCGTTTCAGCGATACCGTAGCGGTGGATTCGCTGAACCTGTCCATAGAGAAGGGCAAAATAACCATGCTCATAGGCCCTTCCGGTTGTGGAAAGACCACAACACTAAAGATGATAAACCGGCTCATAGAGCCCTCAAGCGGATCTATCCTCATAGGGGGACAGGATGTCACCAAGATGGATCCCGTCAAGCTTCGTAGATCCATCGGCTACGTAATCCAGCACGTAGGTCTTTTCCCTCACTATACGGTCTTCGACAACGTGGCCACCGTCCCAAGGCTTTTAGGCTGGTCGGAGAAGGATATATCCGATAGGGTGATGGAGCTGTTGAATCTGGTCACCCTTGACGAAAGCTACGCTGCGAAATACCCCCTCCAACTGTCCGGCGGCGAAAGACAGAGGGTCGGCCTGGCCAGGGCCTTAGGTGCCAATCCTGAGGTACTATTGATGGACGAGCCCTTCGGTGCCATAGACCCTATAAACCGTGCGACTATACAGGATGCCTTTCTGGAGATCCAGGAGGAGATAGGCAAGACCATCGTATTCGTCACTCACGACATCAACGAGGCAATCAAGATGGGGGACAGGCTGGTGGTCATGAAAGACGGATCCCTCGTACAGAGCGACTCGGTGTCCGAGGTTCTGGACAACCCTCAGGACGAGTTCGTGGAGAGCCTGCTAGGACACGACAGGACCTTAAAGGCCCTATCCCTCAAGAGGGCGAAGGATTTTCTCTCTCAGGACGGCTGTATATCAATAGTCAGAGAGGACTCAACCGCCCAGACCAGGGAGGCCTTGATGGATCGCCTTGATAAAGAAACCTTCAAAACCGCATATCTGGTGGACCACAGAGGAGTGCTCCAGGGGCGCTACGTCCTGGACAAGGCAAATAGAACCGGCAGGGTCTCAATAGACTACGAAGAGGGCTGTGCCAGGGTCGACAGAAATACCAGTGTCACCGACTCCCTCTCTCGAATGTTGGAGGCCGGAGCGAGACAGCTCCCTGTGGTGGATAGAAACGGTAAGCTGATGGGCTGCATAAGGCTCTCCCATATATTCTCCCAGGTCGAGAGCGGCAAGGAGAGTGAGGTGCGATGATCTCCTATCTCCGCTCCCACGGAGATCAGGTATGGGAGGCCTTTACCACTCATATTATGTTATTTGGGGCATCCATGTTTTTCGCTATTTTTCTTGGAATGGTTATCGGTATTTTCGTGGCCGCCGATGGCAATAGGAGGGTCGGAAACGTGGTTCTTACCGCCTTAGGCGCCGCTCAGGCCACCCCTTCTATAGCGGTTGTAGCCCTCTCTTTTCTCTTCGTAGGTATAGGAGCGGCTCCAGCCATTATAGCCTTGGTGGTGTACTGCCTGGTCCCCATCGTCTTCAACGTGGTTTCCGGCCTTCTCGGTGTTCCCGAGGAAGCGGTAGAGGCCGCGAGAGGGTTAGGCATGACCGATAGACAGATCCTATGGAAGGTCAAGATGCCCCTCGCCTCCAGGGTCATTATGTCTGGTATAAGAAGTGCGGCGACTATCAACGTGGGGACCGCTACAGTGGCCGCCGTCATAGGCGGTGGAGGCCTTGGCGATATCATCTTCAGCGGTCTCAAGATGGAACGAACCGAGGCTATCCTGGTCGGAGCGGGGCTTTCAGCCCTTTTAGCCATAGCCATAGACGGTTGTTTCGGCCAATTGGAGAGAAGGTTGGTCCCTAAGGGATTGACCATAGAGAAGTAGTTTTTTAAGGAGGAATTTTATGAGCAATAAAAAAATATTTAGATCTTTTGTCCTGTCCCTTTGTCTTTTTCTGGCGGTCGGTGGCGTCGCCCATGCCGCCAAGGTCACAGTAGGAGCTAAAAACTTCACCGAGCAGTACGTGGTCGGCGAGATGATGGCCCTCCTTCTGGAGAACGCCGGTTTCGACGTCTCCAGAAAAATGGGCACCGGAAGCTCTATAACCAGAACCGCCTTAACCACCGGTCAGACCGATCTTTACGCCGAGTACACCGGCACCGCCTGGCCTCTCTACCTCAAGCACGAGGGTAAAGTGGACGACGCGAAGGAGCTCTACGACAGGGTAAAGGCCGAGGACCTGGAGAAAAACGGTATCGTCTGGCTCGATCGTTCAAAGATAAACAACACCTTTGCCCTTGCCATCAGAAAAGACGACGCAGACAGGCTTGGGACCACTATCTCCGAGCTGGCCTCCTACATCAATGAGAATCCTGGCAAGGTCACCTTCGGAACAGGGTCCGAGTTTAACGAGAGATCCGATGGCATACCAGGGATCATGGAGACCTACGGTTTTTCCCTGACCAATAAACAGAGGCGGATCATGGATATCGGTCTTACCTTTGAGGCCATAGACAGAAAACAGATCGACGTGGCGATGGCCTACCCTACCGATGGAAAACTTCAGAAGTTTAACCTCCTGATCCTGGAGGACGACAAACAGTTCTTCCCGGCCTACAACCTCTGTGTAACCGTCAGGAAGGAATTCCTCGACGCTAACCCGGAGGTGGAGGAGATCCTTAAGCCTATCGCCGATCTCGATAATGAGACCATGCAGAAATTGAACTACAAAGTGGACGCCGTCGGCCTTCCTGCCGACATGGTAGCCAAAGAGTATCTGGAGGAAATTGGCATTTTATAGTTCCCCAAAAAGCCGTGGAGCTCGCTTTATTCAGCGAGTTCCACGGCTTTTTTTCGCCTTTTAGGCTACAATGGTAGCTGTATCGGATACTCAAAAACAGGGAGGTAATCTCGTGGACTGCAAAATCATGGACGGCAGGGCCGCCGCAAAAGAGGCCAAAGAGGAGATAAGGTCGAAGGTCGAGGCAGTAAAGGCAAAGGGAGTGGAACCCGCTCTCACCGTTGTTCTGGTAGGGGACGATCCTGCCTCGAAGGTCTACGCTGAGCAGAAGCGAAAGAACTGCGAATCGGTTGGGATCTCCTTCTCCTTCCATCAGCTCTCCGGATCGACGTCGGAGGAGGAGCTGATGGCCCTTGTGGATAAGCTCAACTCCGATCCCTCGGTACACGGCATATTGGTGGAGATGCCCCTTCCTAAACATATATCCAACGAAAGGGTTCAGGCGGCCATCGACCCCGACAAGGATGTGGATGGCTCTAACCCGGCCAACCTAGGCAGGCTCGTCTCCGGGCTCCCATCACTCAGACCCTGTACACCTCAGGGAGCCATGTACCTCATGGAGAAACACGGTGTGGATCTGTCGGGCAAGCACGCTGTGGTGGTAGGCAGAAGCACCATAGTGGGCAAGCCGGTCGCCATGTTGCTCCTGGAGAAGAACGCTACCGTCACTATCTGTCACAGCCGGACCTCCAATCTCGCCGAGGTTATAAAATCCGCTGACATCGTTGTTGCTGCCGTTGGAAGGCCGGAGATGATAACCGGCGATATGATAAAGCCCGGCGCTGTGGTGGTCGATGTCGGCATAAACAGCACGCCCGACGGCATCGTGGGAGATGTGAACTACAGCTCCGCCCTGAAGGTGGCGGGCTACCTGTCTCCCGTCCCTGGAGGAGTAGGCCCTCTGACCATCGCCATGCTTTTGGATAACGTGGTAACCTCCGCCGAGAGGGCCCTTTTAAAGCCGTGAGAGAGGAAGCGTCAAAGATAGGCCTGGAGGTCAACTCGATTCTCAGGGAATATCTGGCGGTGCAGAACGGCATTTTTAAATTTTCCTTCAAAAAAGCGTTGGGATTGGTAAAGCCCGATCCCTCTTTGGCTTCCGCCTCGGTGGTTCCTCTGATCGACAGGCTTGAGGTCGTAAGAAGGGACATCAAGGAACTGTCTCCCGAATCCGACACGGCGGAGGGGCGGTTTCTGATCGCCCTTAGAGGTTACGCCAAGGCGATGGCCTCCGCTATGATCTCCTTTCAGGAGCTCTGTTCCAAGCTGGAGGAGGGTAGTAAGGATAGGTCCTACCGGAAAAGAGGTTATCCCGAGGACATGAGACAGTTTCAGCTAAAGGAGGCGGAATACCTGGAGATTGGCCTCAAGCTCAACGGCCTCAAAAAAGACCTGAGCAGCGATTCTGAAAAATAGGTGTTGACAAAAGATCCCAGGTAGTTTACTATGACCGCCAATTACCCGTCGGCACGAGATGCCGGGAAAGGAGCCCTACGATGAAAAACACGATGAACGTATCTCTCGTCCTAACCGTTATTATAGTCGTCGTTATCAGCTGCGGGGTCCTTCCTGGAGTTATTGTCGGCGTATAGCCTGACAGCGACTGCGGGCCTGGATCCTTTCAGAGGATCCAGGCCCTTTTTTTTAGTCCATTGTTTTTCCAGGGTAACGTTTGAATCTTTTAGAGAGAAAAAGGAGGTCGTTCCGGTGTACAGAAGAATCGGAGTGCTGGCTCAGGATAGTCCAGGAACAATGGTGAGGATAGCTTCTTTGGCGGTCAGGAAAGGTTACGAGCTGGTCAGCTTTTCCGCCGAAAGGGGCCGGGACGACGGGCTTTGCTGGTGTCGCCTGGAGATAATGGAGACACAGGATAGGTGTGACAGGCTCATACTTCAGCTCAAGAGGCTGATGGAGACCGTTGACGTGGTTCTCTTCGAGAGTTCCATGGAGATAGACATAGAAAAAAGGAGTGCGTGATCGATATGGCTCAGGTTTACTACGACAAAGACGCAAATCAGGAGGTTCTCAAGGGAAAGACGGTAGCGGTGCTGGGATACGGGAGCCAGGGACACGCCCACGCCCAGAATTTGAAGGACAGTGGGGTCTCGGTGGTTATCGGGCTCCATCAGGGAAGCCGTTCCGCATCGGTGGCTAAGGAGGATGGTTTTGAGGTTCTCCCCGTGTCGGAGGCCGTCGCAAAGTCCGACGTGGTTATGGTACTCCTGCCCGATACCGCTCAACCTTCGGTGTATAAAGACTCTATCGCCCCTAATCTGAGGCCCGGAATGGCCCTGGCCTTCGCTCACGGTTTCGCCGTTCACTATCACCAGATCGAGCCTCCCGCAGACGTGGACGTCTTCATGGTGGCCCCTAAGAGCCCAGGGCACATCGTCCGTCGTCTCTATACCCAGGGAAAAGGCACCCCAGGGCTTCTGGCGGTCCACAACGACGCTACCGGCTCCGCCAGGGAGGTCGGTATGGCCTACGCCTCCGCTATCGGATGTGGAAGGGCGGGGGTTATAGAGACCACCTTCCAGGAGGAGACCGAGACCGACCTCTTCGGCGAGCAGGCGGTCCTCTGCGGAGGGGTCACCGAGCTGATGAAGGCGGGATTTGAGACCTTGGTTGAGGCGGGATATCAGCCTGAGATAGCCTACTTCGAGTGCCTCAACGAGATGAAGCTCATAGTGGACCTGATCTACGAGGGCGGTCTCTCCTGGATGAGATACTCTATCAGCGATACCGCCGAATACGGCGACATGGTGGCGGGGCCTAGGGTGATAGGCGATGAGTCCAGAGCGGCGATGAAGGTCCTCCTCAAAGAGGTCCAGGATGGGACCTTTGCGAAGGACTGGATCCTGGAGAATCAGACCGGTCGTCCTAGGATGAAGGCGTGGAGAAAGAGGGAGGCCTCTCAGAAACTGGAGGAGGTAGGAGCGGATCTCAGGGACATGATGCCCTGGCTGGAGTCCAAAAAGGCCCCTAAGCAGTAGAACTGAGGGGATCGTAGAGAGGAGAGGCTGTTATGGCGGATGGAATGACCGGGGCGGATATCATCGTAAAGGCCCTTGAGGAGTCCGGGACGGACGTTTTATTTGGAATACCGGGAGGCACGGTTATACCCCTTTACGACTCCCTCTACGGCTCGTCCCTAAGGCATGTTCTGGCGAGGCACGAGCAGGGAGCCTGTTTCGAGGCCGCCGGTTACGCCAGAGCTTCCGGCAAGGTCGGGGTCTGTCTAGCTACCTCCGGTCCTGGAGCTCTAAACACCTTGACTGCTCTGGCGGATTCCTACGCCGACTCGGTCCCTCTGGTGGTCATAACCGGCCAGGTCGGGGCCAATCTGAGGGGAACCGACGCGTTTCAGGAGGCAGACCTCTTCGGTAGCTCTCTCTCCATGGTCAAGCACAGCTTCTCCGTGGAGTCCGCCGACGATTTGGAGGCGGTCATGGGTTCGGCCTTTACCATCGCCTCCTCCGGCAGGCCAGGGCCTGTCCTGGTGGACGTTCCGGTAAGCGTCCAGAGGCAGGTAGCGGAGGCTCCCCGTCGGGGAGGGGTTCCCGTCAAGACCGGAGATGTGGTCTCTCACAGCAGGGAAATATTATCTATTTTGCCCTATCTCAGAAAAGCCCTAAAGCCGGTTATAATCGCCGGTGGAGGGGTTATAGCGTCCGGGGCATCGGAGGAACTGTCAAAGTTCGCCAGAGCTTGCTCCATACCAGTGACCACAAGCCTTATGGGCAAAGGGGGGTTCCCCGAAGGAGATCCCCTCTCTCTGGGGATGGCGGGAATGCACGGTACCGAAAGGGCCAACAGGGCTCTCTCCGATGCGGATCTCATCTTGTCCCTTGGCTGTCGGTTCAGCGATAGGACCACAGCCAGGGCTTCGGGCTTCGGCAAAGGCGCTACGATCGTCCAGGTGGACATAGACAGGGCGGAAATAGGGAAGATAATTCCCGTCGATTTAGGTTTCGTCTCCGATATCCGTCAGGCCCTGGAGGCTTTAAATCGGTCCGGTGAACTGGCCTCTACGAGAAAAGGGAAGCTGTCCTACCCTCGAGAAATCTTGGAGGAAGACCATGGCTTTTCTCCAAAAGCCATAATGGAGACGATCAGAGACCGTCTCAGGGCAGACGACGTCATAACTACCGAGGTCGGTCAGCATCAGATGTGGGCGGCTCTCCACTGGCGGTGCGACCTCCCTAGAACCTTCATCACCTCAGGGGGGCAGGGGACGATGGGATTTGGCCTTCCTGCTGCCATCGGTGCCTCTATGGCCCGTCCCGGTCGCCCGGTGGTGTGTCTCGCAGGGGATGGAAGTTTTCTCATGAACTCTCAGGAGATGGAGACGGCGGTACGGTACGGATTTCCTGTCAAGGTGGTGGTGTTCAACAACCGCTCTCTTGGCATGGTCCGTCAGTGGCAGGAGCTTTTTTGGGATAGAAGGTACAGTGCCACAGTAGAGACCCCCTCCTGCGATTTCGCAGCACTGGCCATGGCATACGGGGCGGAGGGGATAAAGGTCTCCTCTATGGAAGAACTTGAGGGTGCCATCGACGATTTTCTCTCCTCACCTGGTCCTTCACTGATGGAATGTCCCATAGAGCAGGAGGAAAAGGTGTTTCCTATGGTACCTGCCGGGGCGGACCTAGGCGAGTTTATCACCGAACCTCCCAAATAGACGAAGGGCGGAGTCTTTCTCCGCCCTTTAGTTATCCCTTGTCATAGTTGCCCTGAGCCTTTTAAACTCCTGATCCATACGGTCCATAAGGGCCATGGCCTTCTCAAGGTCGCCCTCTATGGCGGCTTTTTCCACCGAGAAAGCCACTTCCTTTAAGGCTATGCCGTCCACGCTCGCCGCCGCTCCTTTGACGCCGTGGGCCTTTATAGAGGCGCCTTTTCCGTCTCCCTGAAGGAGGAGGCACCGGATTTCCTCTAACCTCAGTGGAACGTCGACTATAAAGCTGTCGCATATATCTCTGGCCATATCCTTATCGTCCATAAGTCGGTTGAGGAACG
The uncultured Dethiosulfovibrio sp. genome window above contains:
- a CDS encoding mechanosensitive ion channel domain-containing protein, giving the protein MRFKGFLVFLAVLLLSGFMMSSLWAQDAPPQESKQEEVVSQDPPAENLFDREANERRIEELNLALERLASVPMAESAAIYGITEADVESRITALSSLQNFYRRLNVAIEKTSGFVEEEKKRKSEKEQAVLTLEEKPPFNLSYYDGYLQKVEDLVSSLSELRESMTREQKAIVSAQGQLEEAGQSVRLARSELESAKGTDLEQNKEWMLRRTLVREELWNVTLAYLRRSLENIRLQTSIDTLRLDMVEDVRRYIHDNLAFDQKDLDEGLARYSSREEELTKRIASLAGEVEKAEKAYADSHANLTVATSDKAQKAAQRAFSEAEIRREYLHLAASQSQEMVGMLGEMREIWSFRYSLLREEGVSTDVLMKARDDVKARVGRFENVLLSQQRYQSTLHRRGLALDKAIEEEKGKDELASLKKRRKTLDDIMSQNMNYMAVAMTLDSMNKRLLEEIGRRISSVNVAEKVTTLWKTRTTEILNTELWYSGDYAVRLKEFILALFILSLGLIASKRLARFIRKWFLLHSKNVEITAVYAVERLLYYFLIVASFLTSLKIVNVPLTAFAFLGGAVAIGIGFGAQNLFNNLISGFILMVQQPFKINDVVEFDGVTATVMEIDSRSTRVKTFDNYDVLVPNSYFLENKITNWTLSDKIIRGKLEIGVSYGTPAQQVEKILLRLANEHEFIIPHPEPFVLFSDYGSSSMDFTLYFWVDTRKAFPSKVSSDMRYRIQEIFEREGIEIPFPQMDVYLKKLAYQENIQLQD
- a CDS encoding excisionase family DNA-binding protein, which translates into the protein MSWKRYISPEEAAIKRGVTTATIRKWLREGDIQGIKMGRLWRVLDEEGSDGKALETREIDLMKKATDELKSSMETLGELIQGGGNIQVIRAVCSLLPHLEEATAKMAALSEMMSQIGKTQRDGD
- a CDS encoding ABC transporter permease, which codes for MFFKYYHVKLLDALLEHLLIVGLSVPVALFLSLPLGIWISSRPRVARWVIYGSGILMTIPSLALFGIMVALLSSFKLGLGLVPAVSAIAIYSLLPITRNTYIALNGVSQSIIEAATGVGLSKAQILWRVKMPLALPVIMAGVRLAVVMGVSVAAFASLVGAGGLGTFIFSGIARSNLMMVGAGAILVALLGIAANWILLSLERAITPKGLIVDENR
- a CDS encoding ABC transporter ATP-binding protein yields the protein MAEIEFVDVSKRFSDTVAVDSLNLSIEKGKITMLIGPSGCGKTTTLKMINRLIEPSSGSILIGGQDVTKMDPVKLRRSIGYVIQHVGLFPHYTVFDNVATVPRLLGWSEKDISDRVMELLNLVTLDESYAAKYPLQLSGGERQRVGLARALGANPEVLLMDEPFGAIDPINRATIQDAFLEIQEEIGKTIVFVTHDINEAIKMGDRLVVMKDGSLVQSDSVSEVLDNPQDEFVESLLGHDRTLKALSLKRAKDFLSQDGCISIVREDSTAQTREALMDRLDKETFKTAYLVDHRGVLQGRYVLDKANRTGRVSIDYEEGCARVDRNTSVTDSLSRMLEAGARQLPVVDRNGKLMGCIRLSHIFSQVESGKESEVR
- a CDS encoding ABC transporter permease encodes the protein MISYLRSHGDQVWEAFTTHIMLFGASMFFAIFLGMVIGIFVAADGNRRVGNVVLTALGAAQATPSIAVVALSFLFVGIGAAPAIIALVVYCLVPIVFNVVSGLLGVPEEAVEAARGLGMTDRQILWKVKMPLASRVIMSGIRSAATINVGTATVAAVIGGGGLGDIIFSGLKMERTEAILVGAGLSALLAIAIDGCFGQLERRLVPKGLTIEK
- a CDS encoding glycine betaine ABC transporter substrate-binding protein produces the protein MSNKKIFRSFVLSLCLFLAVGGVAHAAKVTVGAKNFTEQYVVGEMMALLLENAGFDVSRKMGTGSSITRTALTTGQTDLYAEYTGTAWPLYLKHEGKVDDAKELYDRVKAEDLEKNGIVWLDRSKINNTFALAIRKDDADRLGTTISELASYINENPGKVTFGTGSEFNERSDGIPGIMETYGFSLTNKQRRIMDIGLTFEAIDRKQIDVAMAYPTDGKLQKFNLLILEDDKQFFPAYNLCVTVRKEFLDANPEVEEILKPIADLDNETMQKLNYKVDAVGLPADMVAKEYLEEIGIL
- the folD gene encoding bifunctional methylenetetrahydrofolate dehydrogenase/methenyltetrahydrofolate cyclohydrolase FolD, which gives rise to MDCKIMDGRAAAKEAKEEIRSKVEAVKAKGVEPALTVVLVGDDPASKVYAEQKRKNCESVGISFSFHQLSGSTSEEELMALVDKLNSDPSVHGILVEMPLPKHISNERVQAAIDPDKDVDGSNPANLGRLVSGLPSLRPCTPQGAMYLMEKHGVDLSGKHAVVVGRSTIVGKPVAMLLLEKNATVTICHSRTSNLAEVIKSADIVVAAVGRPEMITGDMIKPGAVVVDVGINSTPDGIVGDVNYSSALKVAGYLSPVPGGVGPLTIAMLLDNVVTSAERALLKP
- the ilvC gene encoding ketol-acid reductoisomerase, encoding MAQVYYDKDANQEVLKGKTVAVLGYGSQGHAHAQNLKDSGVSVVIGLHQGSRSASVAKEDGFEVLPVSEAVAKSDVVMVLLPDTAQPSVYKDSIAPNLRPGMALAFAHGFAVHYHQIEPPADVDVFMVAPKSPGHIVRRLYTQGKGTPGLLAVHNDATGSAREVGMAYASAIGCGRAGVIETTFQEETETDLFGEQAVLCGGVTELMKAGFETLVEAGYQPEIAYFECLNEMKLIVDLIYEGGLSWMRYSISDTAEYGDMVAGPRVIGDESRAAMKVLLKEVQDGTFAKDWILENQTGRPRMKAWRKREASQKLEEVGADLRDMMPWLESKKAPKQ
- the ilvB gene encoding biosynthetic-type acetolactate synthase large subunit gives rise to the protein MADGMTGADIIVKALEESGTDVLFGIPGGTVIPLYDSLYGSSLRHVLARHEQGACFEAAGYARASGKVGVCLATSGPGALNTLTALADSYADSVPLVVITGQVGANLRGTDAFQEADLFGSSLSMVKHSFSVESADDLEAVMGSAFTIASSGRPGPVLVDVPVSVQRQVAEAPRRGGVPVKTGDVVSHSREILSILPYLRKALKPVIIAGGGVIASGASEELSKFARACSIPVTTSLMGKGGFPEGDPLSLGMAGMHGTERANRALSDADLILSLGCRFSDRTTARASGFGKGATIVQVDIDRAEIGKIIPVDLGFVSDIRQALEALNRSGELASTRKGKLSYPREILEEDHGFSPKAIMETIRDRLRADDVITTEVGQHQMWAALHWRCDLPRTFITSGGQGTMGFGLPAAIGASMARPGRPVVCLAGDGSFLMNSQEMETAVRYGFPVKVVVFNNRSLGMVRQWQELFWDRRYSATVETPSCDFAALAMAYGAEGIKVSSMEELEGAIDDFLSSPGPSLMECPIEQEEKVFPMVPAGADLGEFITEPPK